The Paraburkholderia megapolitana genomic sequence GCGGGCCCCGGTTCAACTATCGGGATTCGACTCAACTCACATGCACGTCACTGGTAAGATCGCTGATTGCCTACGACAGCAGCGAGCTTCCTATGAGTTACCAGAATCGTCAGTGGTTTTACGTCAAACGCCCCGAAGGACGTGTCGGCGACGAGCATTACGAGTTACGCGAAAGCGAGATCGACGCCAGTTTGTCGTCGAACGAAGTGTTGATCCGCGCGCGCATTGTCAGCGTGGACCCGTACATCCGGATTCAGCAGCACGAGCGCAATACCTACGATGTGCCGCATCCGCTTGGCATCGTGCAACGTGCGGGCGTGGTCGGCGAAGTGGTCGCGTCGGCTAGCCCGCTTTTCAAGCAAGGCGACTGGGTGTCGGCGTATAGCGGCTGGCAGTTGTACGCTCGGTGTCATCACAGCGAGCTAACCCGCCTGAATCCCGACGAAGCGCCGGTTTCGACCGCGCTCGGCGTGCTCGGCATGCCCGGACGGACTGCGTGGTTCGGTTTGATGGAAGCGGGCAAGCCGCGTCCCGGCGACACACTGGTCGTGTCCGGTGCGGCGGGCGCGGTCGGTTCGCTGGTCGCGCAGTTCGGCAAGCGAGCCGGCTGCAAGGTGATCGGCATTGCCGGTGGTGCGCAGAAGTGCGCGTTTCTGACCGACACGTTGAAGCTCGACGGTGCAGTCGATTACCGCGCGCATCCGACACTCGAAGGTTTGCAGTCGGCCTTGCAAGCCGCTACCGGCGGCGTCGACGTCTACTTCGACAATGTCGGCGGCATGATCACCGACGCAGTGATTCCACTCATCAAGCGTCGCGCGCGGATCGTGATCTGCGGCGCGATCGCGCAATACGACGGCGGTCTCGACACGCCGGATCTCGCACCGCGATTCCTGCAGCACATGCTGTTTCAACGCGCGACGATCCAGGGCATTCTGGCGCGCGACTTCACGCACCGGATGGATGAAATGCTGCAGACCGTCGCGCCGTGGGTGAAGAACGGCGAGATCGTTTATCAGGAAACGTATGTCGACGGTTTTGATGCGTTGCCGAACGCGCTGAACAGCCTGTTCGAAGGGAAGAACCTAGGGAAGCTGCTGGTCAGGGTGTGACCGGGAGCGCACGACCTGCGACCCCATCGCGCCCCGTTTGATTGGCGTCCTCCTGAAAACACCCCACTGGCACCAAAAATATAAATCGCGACAGTAACGCCAGAAGCGCCCAGACTGCGCGATAGGGCTGTCGCTTTCGCGACCGGCAATTCAGGAGAATCACATTGGCAAAGAGCGCGACGCGCGGAAATCGCGAGGCTAAGAAGCCTAAACAACCCAAGAAGGCGATCTCTCCTGTGGTGGCCGTGTCCCCGGCAACCACAGGGAAAGGCGCTGCAACCAGCGCACCGGCCAGGAAGAAATAGCAGAAATTGGGCACAGATCCGTGCCCTTTCTGCGCTATCCCATCTCCGGATGTTTCGCTGGAAACCGCATTGACAGGGACAGGGCTACACCAGTGCCCTTGCCTCTCCTTGTTGCAGCATCGGGCCGATCAAGACTGATCCGCCGTTTTCGTACACCGCCTGACGACCGCTAACAGTTAGCGCGTGATGGTGTACCGACACCCTCCGCTATCCACATCGTCCCAGCGCGATGTTTCGATGCACTGGCGATCCGCAACTGCGTCAGCGGCTGCATCGCGTCATGGCTGAACACGCCGGCAGAAGCCGTGCGTGCCTGCTCTCTTGTCCTGACAGAGTTGCGTGATACCTCCGCATTCGTCGGACCCACCCCAGCCCGCGGGCGCCCACTTACGCGACACACCACACGTAAGCCGGCCGCTGCGAAGGAAGAACCGATCATGTCCGACTCCAATGAACAGTACGGCGAGTACAGCGGCGCCGTGACGACGCCCGACGTGTTCAATCCGCCGCTAGCGCGAACGTCGCAACAAAGGCGTCTGTGAACGCGCTGCTGCGTTACGTCACGCGGCGTCGCTTTGTGTTGCCGCCGTGGACCGACACCGCACCGGTGCGAGAGGAACTGTTCGGCGTCGAGCGGCTCGAGCAACACGCGCAGAGTCTCGCTGCCGCGCAACCCGTGACGAAGAA encodes the following:
- a CDS encoding NADP-dependent oxidoreductase, yielding MSYQNRQWFYVKRPEGRVGDEHYELRESEIDASLSSNEVLIRARIVSVDPYIRIQQHERNTYDVPHPLGIVQRAGVVGEVVASASPLFKQGDWVSAYSGWQLYARCHHSELTRLNPDEAPVSTALGVLGMPGRTAWFGLMEAGKPRPGDTLVVSGAAGAVGSLVAQFGKRAGCKVIGIAGGAQKCAFLTDTLKLDGAVDYRAHPTLEGLQSALQAATGGVDVYFDNVGGMITDAVIPLIKRRARIVICGAIAQYDGGLDTPDLAPRFLQHMLFQRATIQGILARDFTHRMDEMLQTVAPWVKNGEIVYQETYVDGFDALPNALNSLFEGKNLGKLLVRV